The following coding sequences are from one Microtus pennsylvanicus isolate mMicPen1 chromosome 1, mMicPen1.hap1, whole genome shotgun sequence window:
- the Irgc gene encoding interferon-inducible GTPase 5, producing MAASKLPGVPEDETTILMAKEELEALRTAFESGDIPQAASRLRELLANTESTRLEVGVTGESGAGKSSLINALRGLGAEDPGAALTGVVETTMQPSPYPHPQFPDVTLWDLPGAGSPGCSADKYLKQVDFGRYDFFLLVSPRRCGAVETRLASEILRQGKKFYFVRTKVDEDLAATRSQRPSGFSEATVLQEIRDHCAERLRAAGINDPRIFLVSNLSPTRYDFPMLMSTWEHDLPAHRRHAGLLSLPDISLEALQRKKDMLQEQVLKTALVSGVIQALPVPGLAAAYDDALLIRSLRGYHRSFGLDDDSLAKLAEQVGKQAGDLRSVIRSPLANEVSPETVLRLYSQSSDGAMRVARAFERGIPVFGTLVAGGISFGTVYTMLQGCLNEMAEDAQRVRIKALEEDEPQAEVSLEASGDCGVEKRVTVEGTSEDTPLSARRKLGLLLKYILESWKRRDLSEDK from the coding sequence ATGGCAGCTTCCAAGTTGCCCGGAGTGCCTGAGGACGAGACCACCATCCTCATGGCCAAAGAAGAGCTGGAGGCCCTGCGCACCGCCTTTGAGTCTGGCGACATCCCTCAAGCCGCCTCTCGCCTCCGGGAGCTGCTGGCCAACACAGAGAGTACCCGGCTGGAGGTGGGCGTCACGGGCGAGTCGGGAGCCGGCAAGTCCTCCCTCATCAATGCCCTGCGTGGCCTGGGGGCCGAGGATCCTGGTGCAGCTCTCACAGGGGTCGTGGAGACCACCATGCAGCCTTCGCCTTACCCGCACCCACAGTTTCCCGACGTGACCCTGTGGGACCTGCCGGGGGCCGGCTCTCCAGGCTGCTCAGCAGACAAGTACCTGAAGCAGGTGGACTTTGGTCGCTATGACTTCTTCTTGCTCGTCTCCCCCCGCCGCTGCGGCGCCGTGGAGACCCGCCTGGCCTCGGAGATCCTGCGCCAGGGGAAGAAGTTCTACTTTGTGCGCACCAAGGTGGACGAGGATCTGGCGGCCACCCGCAGTCAGCGGCCCTCGGGCTTCAGCGAGGCCACTGTCCTCCAGGAGATCCGGGATCACTGCGCGGAGCGGCTGCGGGCAGCCGGCATAAACGACCCACGCATCTTCCTGGTGTCTAACCTGTCGCCAACCCGCTATGACTTCCCGATGCTCATGTCCACCTGGGAGCATGACCTGCCCGCCCACCGTCGCCACGCTGGCCTGCTCTCCCTGCCTGACATTTCGCTGGAGGCTCTGCAAAGGAAGAAGGACATGCTACAAGAGCAGGTGCTTAAGACAGCCCTGGTGTCCGGGGTCATCCAGGCCCTGCCTGTCCCTGGACTGGCAGCGGCCTACGACGACGCCCTGCTCATCCGCTCTTTGCGTGGCTACCACCGCAGCTTCGGCCTAGACGACGACTCGTTGGCCAAACTGGCCGAGCAGGTGGGCAAGCAGGCAGGGGACCTGCGCTCCGTTATCCGCTCCCCTCTGGCCAATGAGGTCTCACCAGAAACTGTCCTGCGACTGTACTCGCAGTCCTCGGATGGTGCCATGCGGGTGGCCCGTGCCTTCGAGCGGGGCATCCCTGTGTTCGGAACACTGGTGGCTGGGGGCATCAGCTTCGGCACGGTCTACACCATGCTCCAGGGCTGTCTCAATGAGATGGCGGAGGACGCCCAACGCGTCCGCATCAAGGCCCTGGAGGAAGATGAGCCCCAGGCTGAGGTGAGCTTGGAGGCGTCTGGTGACTGCGGTGTGGAAAAGCGGGTGACTGTGGAGGGAACCAGCGAAGACACCCCGCTGTCCGCTCGCAGGAAGCTCGGTCTCCTGCTCAAGTACATTCTTGAAAGCTGGAAGAGGCGCGATTTGTCAGAAGACAAATGA